A region of Onychomys torridus chromosome 10, mOncTor1.1, whole genome shotgun sequence DNA encodes the following proteins:
- the Fgfbp1 gene encoding fibroblast growth factor-binding protein 1 — protein MRIHSLFLLSFLLATQVLSEKIRKQAKNAPHGITEEGTSAPLGKAQNKQRSRASKSMTHGKFVTKDHTTCRWAVTEEELGVSLNVQCTQADREFSCVYAGDPTGCLKHDKDQIYWKQIVRTLRKQKDICRNSKSALKTRVCRKKFPESNLKLVNPSAHGNMKPRKEKAEVSPREHNKVQEAFTMEPNKVKEDTAPHPAVTQAVSIKDPECLEDPDVLNQRKVALEFCGESWSSLCTFFLNMLQATSC, from the coding sequence ATGagaatccacagcctcttcctgctctccttccttctggctACTCAGGTGCTCTCAGAAAAGATCAGAAAGCAAGCCAAGAATGCACCTCACGGCATAACAGAGGAGGGTACATCTGCCCCTTTGGGCAAGGCCCAGAATAAGCAGAGAAGCAGGGCATCCAAATCCATGACCCATGGCAAGTTTGTCACCAAAGACCACACCACCTGCAGATGGGCTGTGACTGAGGAGGAGCTGGGCGTCAGCCTGAATGTCCAATGTACTCAAGCAGATCgtgagttttcttgtgtttaTGCTGGTGATCCAACCGGCTGCCTTAAGCATGACAAAGACCAGATCTACTGGAAACAAATTGTCCGCACACTTCGCAAACAGAAGGATATCTGCAGGAACTCCAAGAGTGCCCTGAAGACAAGAGTGTGCAGAAAGAAGTTTCCAGAGTCTAACCTCAAACTGGTAAACCCCAGTGCACATGGGAACATGAAGCccagaaaggagaaagcagaggtcTCCCCAAGGGAGCACAATAAAGTCCAAGAAGCTTTCACCATGGAGCCAAACAAGGTCAAAGAAGACACTGCCCCCCATCCAGCTGTGACCCAGGCAGTGTCCATCAAAGATCCGGAGTGTCTGGAGGACCCAGATGTGCTCAACCAGAGGAAGGTTGCCCTGGAATTCTGTGGGGAATCTTGGAGCTCCCTCTGCACGTTCTTCCTCAACATGTTACAGGCCACATCATGCTGA